Below is a genomic region from Scomber scombrus chromosome 3, fScoSco1.1, whole genome shotgun sequence.
AACTTGTATATCAGGTTGATTCTCCTGTCACCGCTCCAGCTCTAAGCCTCTAAACACCGACTTAAAGTGTTTCCATCAaattaaatggagaaaaaagcCCGACTCCTTCACTGCCTTACTGTCAATTTCATACAGTTTCCATTAGCCGAGTCAgagatgagacagagagacaaatggTTAATTCATGCTTTATTTTTACATGCACATGTTGGTCTCTGAAGACTGCTTAGGACTGGTTGTACAGTTTGaactgcatatgtgtgtgtgtgtgtgtgtgtgtgtgtgtgtatataaactgggtgttttaaattctgactAACATTAGATCATGAATATGAGCGACTCATCTAATTCTATAGGgaaatttttgaaaataaaaactaaaatgtcagACTACAGATACAGACTTGATGAGAAACACTGAATTCACaacaattttacacatttgagATTGCACGTTAATTATCAGCTTTGAGAACCATTCCAAACTCAGGATCCATATGTAATGATATTTAACTTATATCAACttctatttattaaattcaTATTCAACCATATTTATACCAGTTAAGCTCTATAATAAGTTCACGGGATGAAAACTGAAACAACTCCATCACTGACGAAGACTCTGTTTGGGAAGCTGAGTTTAGATTTTACACCTGGTCTGcagtttcatgttttaaattgtgATGAGATGGACATCAGTCATTACAGGCCATAAGTTGTTTATCCAGTCTGAGCGAAAATTGTTTTGAAAGCTTTGAAAATGAGACCAGCATGTGTACAGGTTAATTTTTTACTATCACAATCTAATGATGTAGAAATTGGAAAGCATTGAAGCTGAAAATTTGAAAATCTCATCCATTATCTTCAAAGTTGTGATTGTCTCTCTggaacaagaggaaaaaacCATTGtgaaattattcattttacagtatattagCTGAAGGGAACAAATAATGTTTACTTATAAAACAGAATTAGATGAACCTGCTGTCTCTTTTTCCCCGAGCAGACGCTGGATGATCTGCTGCAGCGCAACACCATACTCCTCAAAGTCCTCTCCACTCATGGTGATGCCAATTTCAAAAGGGGCCCTTATCTACCCAGAGCAGACAGAGTTCATAAGATTTTAGTGATTATTTGGGATGGTGGGCTGCAGCGATGAGTAGGTCTATGATTGCTACTCACTGTGATGTGGTCGTCCTCAGCGGGTTGACCGGGTTCCTCCATGACATGGCGGCCGACTCTGGAAGATTTCCCTCTGTTCTGTAGTTGACACGGGACAAAAAAAGCTCATGATTATACCTTAGATTACAGGTCCAAATGCGAATATAATGTATTCATCATTCTGTTGCCTACAGTACATCAACTAAATATGCATGTGATAAATCAATTTTCCTTATTTCACCCCTGCCAAATATCAACATTTCAGTATGAGAAAACATGGCTGCACGCCATCAAAAACCTTTAGAGAGGCTCTTCAAATgctaaaacaaataatatattatgaatCCAAAAGGTggcaaagcattaaaaaaaaataaaaataatgaacattttagtTATAACACAATTTTCAGCACAGCTACCATCATATGTAATATCAATTGCGATTTTGGCAGCCCCTGAAATCTCATTGGTCACCCCAGATCTGATATGTTGGTCAAGTTATGATGACATCTGATATAGGGCCAGTGTGCCATTTATAACTACTATAGTAATGGTTGGACTGAAGCCATGAGCGCTGATCTCTAGTCAGCATAGTTTTCACGATGAGTCAGAAAATGGC
It encodes:
- the ghrl gene encoding ghrelin/obestatin prepropeptide, whose translation is MFLKRNTFLMVFLMCSLALWCKSTSAGSSFLSPSQKPQNRGKSSRVGRHVMEEPGQPAEDDHITIRAPFEIGITMSGEDFEEYGVALQQIIQRLLGEKETAERQSQL